From the Conger conger chromosome 14, fConCon1.1, whole genome shotgun sequence genome, one window contains:
- the cass4 gene encoding cas scaffolding protein family member 4 isoform X1 encodes MFQPVAWESWLDSLFSKKIKNILAKALYDNTAECADELAFRKGDIITVMEQNVAGSYGWWKCSLQGREGLAPANRLHVLSPAQAQGLYRGAVVGCLTLCAETPSAKTSARCDSPQNIYQIPSVLRQPPGPTYERMDQVYKVPSAPQPAPKGPTPTSQTHQEGKPSPCLVSVAGGGCSPISEVYDVPTRARRVSLFSVSPQRPVIRKNSLVTSSELGLKGDAGLMKFAKSQANVYATPPSQSQNPVNDIAADSTAEAQQRLACGYNTLPNPRKSEWIYDVPVSPERPGQKPAGYSTLSSKPASEGRQLYDTLPARVWPVQSCGSALSLYDIPKPSSLPRPAQNAPANRPCMEPRVSIYDTPPGAKQTESSVYSVPPLSQEQSAAQCPEDSRGHVPSERRGMARPNYDHPRGRQLWDRLGAGAGSLQHSPAPRESLRKNREEQEERDSVSGQSTRDSVSRQSTRDSQRSSTASSSSTSSCDSLALSCSSPEPQREVSLSQEEASQRLVELQEAVCQAVPRLMVFVSSRWRSREHLGQHLPEIQAAVEGISAAVAQFLDFALDMKGNARRLTDSNLQVRLHKQLSILEDSGLILQQANEALDGGGWQLDTLSQDPNQTQTPDQLERFVMVARTMPEDIKRLVSILIANGKLLFRAAQKEADPSGGETQTEAKKRPVKNRQVGDSGAEDNDYVQLQTKKEFEQQQNSKGEGKNIALNGASPQKPQLGCQVKHKKPPPPPPPAPPPAPPPAPPPPPPPPQVCAEHCRLYFGALQKAITVLVGGLQAGQPPETFIGHSKLVIMVGQKLVDTLCRETQGGQASQDLLCKSNHLCALLKQLAVATKKAALHFPDMQAMQEAQDFAKELAQWAQHFRTTLDL; translated from the exons ATGTTTCAGCCCGTGGCCTGGGAAAGCTGGCTGGACTCCTTATTCTCCAAGAAAATCAAG AACATCCTTGCAAAGGCTCTCTACGACAACACAGCGGAGTGTGCGGATGAGCTGGCCTTCCGGAAGGGCGACATCATCACGGTCATGGAGCAGAACGTGGCCGGGAGCTACGGGTGGTGGAAGTGCTCGCTGCAGGGGCGGGAAGGTCTCGCCCCGGCCAACCGCCTGCATGTCCTGTCCCCGGCCCAGGCCCAGGGCCTCTACCGGGGGGCCGTGGTGGGCTGCCTGACCCTCTGCGCCGAGACGCCCTCCGCCAAAACTTCAGCGCGGTGCGACAGCCCACAGAACATCTACCAAATCCCCAGTGTCCTGCGACAGCCCCCCGGCCCCACCTATGAACGCATGGACCAGGTCTACAAAGTGCCCTCCGCCCCACAGCCAGCCCCGAAGGgtcccacccccacctcacagacacaccaagAAGGGAAACCTTCTCCTTGCCTG GTATCAGTGGCTGGAGGAGGCTGCAGCCCCATTTCGGAAGTCTACGATGTTCCTACCCGAGCCAGACGAGTCTCCCTATTCTCA GTGTCTCCCCAACGGCCTGTGAtcaggaaaaactccctggtgaCCTCCTCAGAGCTGGGGCTGAAGGGTGATGCTGGATTGATGAAGTTTGCAAAGAGCCAGGCCAAT GTCTATGCGACTCCACCCTCGCAGTCCCAGAACCCCGTCAATGACATCGCCGCGGACTCGACAGCCGAAGCCCAGCAGAGACTGGCTTGCGGATACAACACTCTCCCGAACCCTCGCAAGTCGGAGTGGATCTACGACGTGCCCGTGTCGCCCGAGAGGCCGGGCCAGAAGCCGGCGGGCTACAGCACCCTGTCCTCCAAGCCAGCCAGCGAGGGGAGGCAGCTGTACGACACCCTGCCTGCTCGGGTGTGGCCCGTTCAGAGCTGTGGCTCGGCCCTCTCGCTCTACGACATCCCCAAGCCCAGCTCCCTACCCCGGCCAGCCCAAAATGCGCCTGCAAACCGCCCCTGCATGGAGCCCCGAGTCTCCATATATGACACCCCCCCGGGGGCCAAGCAGACGGAGAGCTCTGTGTACTCCGTGCCCCCCCTTTCCCAGGAGCAGTCCGCCGCCCAGTGCCCTGAAGACTCAAGGGGCCACGTGCCCTCAGAGCGCAGGGGCATGGCAAGACCCAACTATGACCACCCGCGTGGGCGGCAGCTGTGGGACAGGCTTGGCGCTGGGGCAGGGTCCCTCCAACACAGTCCTGCTCCCCGGGAGTCCCTGCGGAAGAAccgggaggagcaggaggagagggacagCGTCTCCGGCCAGTCGACCAGGGACAGCGTGTCCAGGCAGTCGACCAGGGATAGCCAGCGGAGCAGCAccgcctccagctcctccaccagCTCCTGTGACTCCCTGGCCCTCAGCTGCTCCTCCCCAGAGCCCCAGCGTGAGGTCAGCCTGTCCCAGGAGGAGGCCAGCCAGAGGCTGGTGGAGCTGCAGGAGGCCGTGTGCCAGGCCGTGCCCCGGCTCATGGTGTTCGTCAGCAGCCGCTGGCGGAGCAGGGAGCACCTGGGCCAGCACCTGCCGGAGATTCAAGCCGCGGTGGAGGGTATCTCTGCAGCCGTCGCCCAGTTCCTAGACTTCGCCCTGGACATGAAGGGCAACGCCCGGCGGCTGACCGACTCCAACCTGCAGGTGCGGCTCCACAAGCAGCTTTCCATCCTGGAAGACTCGGGCCTCATCCTGCAGCAGGCCAACGAGGCCCTGGACGGAGGCGGCTGGCAACTCGACACACTGTCTCAGGACCCCAACCAGACCCAGACACCCGATCAGCTGGAGCGCTTTGTTATGGTGGCCCGCACCATGCCCGAAGATATCAAGCGCCTGGTGTCTATCCTGATTGCCAACGGCAAGCTGCTTTTCCGAGCCGCACAGAAAGAGGCTGACCCGTCTGGAGGAGAGACCCAGACGGAGGCGAAAAAGAGGCCTGTGAAAAACAGGCAGGTGGGCGACTCCGGAGCTGAAGACAATGACTACGTGCAGCTACAG aCAAAGAAGGAGTTTgagcagcagcagaacagcaAAGGGGAGGGCAAGAACATAGCTCTGAATGGGGCAAGCCCCCAAAAGCCCCAG TTGGGTTGCCAGGTTAAGCATAAGAAgcccccgcctcctcctcctcctgcgcctcctcctgcgcctcctcctgcgcctcctcctcctcctcctcctcctcaggtcTGTGCGGAGCACTGCCGGCTCTACTTCGGAGCCCTGCAGAAGGCCATCACTGTGTTGGTGGGGGGTCTCCAGGCGGGACAGCCGCCCGAGACGTTCATCGGTCACAGCAAACTGGTGATCATGGTGGGTCAGAAGCTGGTGGACACTCTGTGCCGGGAGACCCAGGGTGGACAGGCCAGCCAGGACCTGCTCTGCAAGAGCAACCACCTGTGTGCCCTGCTCAAGCAGCTGGCCGTGGCCACCAAGAAGGCCGCCCTCCATTTCCCTGACATGCAGGCCATGCAGGAGGCCCAGGACTTTGCCAAAGAGCTAGCGCAGTGGGCGCAGCACTTTCGGACCACGCTGGACCTCTGA
- the cass4 gene encoding cas scaffolding protein family member 4 isoform X2: MASTPVCEDIVDSCFSKMENILAKALYDNTAECADELAFRKGDIITVMEQNVAGSYGWWKCSLQGREGLAPANRLHVLSPAQAQGLYRGAVVGCLTLCAETPSAKTSARCDSPQNIYQIPSVLRQPPGPTYERMDQVYKVPSAPQPAPKGPTPTSQTHQEGKPSPCLVSVAGGGCSPISEVYDVPTRARRVSLFSVSPQRPVIRKNSLVTSSELGLKGDAGLMKFAKSQANVYATPPSQSQNPVNDIAADSTAEAQQRLACGYNTLPNPRKSEWIYDVPVSPERPGQKPAGYSTLSSKPASEGRQLYDTLPARVWPVQSCGSALSLYDIPKPSSLPRPAQNAPANRPCMEPRVSIYDTPPGAKQTESSVYSVPPLSQEQSAAQCPEDSRGHVPSERRGMARPNYDHPRGRQLWDRLGAGAGSLQHSPAPRESLRKNREEQEERDSVSGQSTRDSVSRQSTRDSQRSSTASSSSTSSCDSLALSCSSPEPQREVSLSQEEASQRLVELQEAVCQAVPRLMVFVSSRWRSREHLGQHLPEIQAAVEGISAAVAQFLDFALDMKGNARRLTDSNLQVRLHKQLSILEDSGLILQQANEALDGGGWQLDTLSQDPNQTQTPDQLERFVMVARTMPEDIKRLVSILIANGKLLFRAAQKEADPSGGETQTEAKKRPVKNRQVGDSGAEDNDYVQLQTKKEFEQQQNSKGEGKNIALNGASPQKPQLGCQVKHKKPPPPPPPAPPPAPPPAPPPPPPPPQVCAEHCRLYFGALQKAITVLVGGLQAGQPPETFIGHSKLVIMVGQKLVDTLCRETQGGQASQDLLCKSNHLCALLKQLAVATKKAALHFPDMQAMQEAQDFAKELAQWAQHFRTTLDL; encoded by the exons ATGGCCTCTACCCCTGTGTGTGAGGATATTGTGGATTCTTGCTTCTCAAAAATGGAG AACATCCTTGCAAAGGCTCTCTACGACAACACAGCGGAGTGTGCGGATGAGCTGGCCTTCCGGAAGGGCGACATCATCACGGTCATGGAGCAGAACGTGGCCGGGAGCTACGGGTGGTGGAAGTGCTCGCTGCAGGGGCGGGAAGGTCTCGCCCCGGCCAACCGCCTGCATGTCCTGTCCCCGGCCCAGGCCCAGGGCCTCTACCGGGGGGCCGTGGTGGGCTGCCTGACCCTCTGCGCCGAGACGCCCTCCGCCAAAACTTCAGCGCGGTGCGACAGCCCACAGAACATCTACCAAATCCCCAGTGTCCTGCGACAGCCCCCCGGCCCCACCTATGAACGCATGGACCAGGTCTACAAAGTGCCCTCCGCCCCACAGCCAGCCCCGAAGGgtcccacccccacctcacagacacaccaagAAGGGAAACCTTCTCCTTGCCTG GTATCAGTGGCTGGAGGAGGCTGCAGCCCCATTTCGGAAGTCTACGATGTTCCTACCCGAGCCAGACGAGTCTCCCTATTCTCA GTGTCTCCCCAACGGCCTGTGAtcaggaaaaactccctggtgaCCTCCTCAGAGCTGGGGCTGAAGGGTGATGCTGGATTGATGAAGTTTGCAAAGAGCCAGGCCAAT GTCTATGCGACTCCACCCTCGCAGTCCCAGAACCCCGTCAATGACATCGCCGCGGACTCGACAGCCGAAGCCCAGCAGAGACTGGCTTGCGGATACAACACTCTCCCGAACCCTCGCAAGTCGGAGTGGATCTACGACGTGCCCGTGTCGCCCGAGAGGCCGGGCCAGAAGCCGGCGGGCTACAGCACCCTGTCCTCCAAGCCAGCCAGCGAGGGGAGGCAGCTGTACGACACCCTGCCTGCTCGGGTGTGGCCCGTTCAGAGCTGTGGCTCGGCCCTCTCGCTCTACGACATCCCCAAGCCCAGCTCCCTACCCCGGCCAGCCCAAAATGCGCCTGCAAACCGCCCCTGCATGGAGCCCCGAGTCTCCATATATGACACCCCCCCGGGGGCCAAGCAGACGGAGAGCTCTGTGTACTCCGTGCCCCCCCTTTCCCAGGAGCAGTCCGCCGCCCAGTGCCCTGAAGACTCAAGGGGCCACGTGCCCTCAGAGCGCAGGGGCATGGCAAGACCCAACTATGACCACCCGCGTGGGCGGCAGCTGTGGGACAGGCTTGGCGCTGGGGCAGGGTCCCTCCAACACAGTCCTGCTCCCCGGGAGTCCCTGCGGAAGAAccgggaggagcaggaggagagggacagCGTCTCCGGCCAGTCGACCAGGGACAGCGTGTCCAGGCAGTCGACCAGGGATAGCCAGCGGAGCAGCAccgcctccagctcctccaccagCTCCTGTGACTCCCTGGCCCTCAGCTGCTCCTCCCCAGAGCCCCAGCGTGAGGTCAGCCTGTCCCAGGAGGAGGCCAGCCAGAGGCTGGTGGAGCTGCAGGAGGCCGTGTGCCAGGCCGTGCCCCGGCTCATGGTGTTCGTCAGCAGCCGCTGGCGGAGCAGGGAGCACCTGGGCCAGCACCTGCCGGAGATTCAAGCCGCGGTGGAGGGTATCTCTGCAGCCGTCGCCCAGTTCCTAGACTTCGCCCTGGACATGAAGGGCAACGCCCGGCGGCTGACCGACTCCAACCTGCAGGTGCGGCTCCACAAGCAGCTTTCCATCCTGGAAGACTCGGGCCTCATCCTGCAGCAGGCCAACGAGGCCCTGGACGGAGGCGGCTGGCAACTCGACACACTGTCTCAGGACCCCAACCAGACCCAGACACCCGATCAGCTGGAGCGCTTTGTTATGGTGGCCCGCACCATGCCCGAAGATATCAAGCGCCTGGTGTCTATCCTGATTGCCAACGGCAAGCTGCTTTTCCGAGCCGCACAGAAAGAGGCTGACCCGTCTGGAGGAGAGACCCAGACGGAGGCGAAAAAGAGGCCTGTGAAAAACAGGCAGGTGGGCGACTCCGGAGCTGAAGACAATGACTACGTGCAGCTACAG aCAAAGAAGGAGTTTgagcagcagcagaacagcaAAGGGGAGGGCAAGAACATAGCTCTGAATGGGGCAAGCCCCCAAAAGCCCCAG TTGGGTTGCCAGGTTAAGCATAAGAAgcccccgcctcctcctcctcctgcgcctcctcctgcgcctcctcctgcgcctcctcctcctcctcctcctcctcaggtcTGTGCGGAGCACTGCCGGCTCTACTTCGGAGCCCTGCAGAAGGCCATCACTGTGTTGGTGGGGGGTCTCCAGGCGGGACAGCCGCCCGAGACGTTCATCGGTCACAGCAAACTGGTGATCATGGTGGGTCAGAAGCTGGTGGACACTCTGTGCCGGGAGACCCAGGGTGGACAGGCCAGCCAGGACCTGCTCTGCAAGAGCAACCACCTGTGTGCCCTGCTCAAGCAGCTGGCCGTGGCCACCAAGAAGGCCGCCCTCCATTTCCCTGACATGCAGGCCATGCAGGAGGCCCAGGACTTTGCCAAAGAGCTAGCGCAGTGGGCGCAGCACTTTCGGACCACGCTGGACCTCTGA
- the cstf1 gene encoding cleavage stimulation factor subunit 1, protein MYRPKPTLRDRQHLYKLIISQLLYDGYTNIANCLISEVKPPNVVSPSEQLMQLAKMGMENDDSAVQYAIGRSDTVAPGTGIDLEFDADVQTMSPEASEYETCYVTSHKGPCRVATYSRDGQLIATGSADASIKILDTERMLAKSAMPIEVMMNETAQQNMENHPVIRTLYDHVDEVTCLAFHPTEQILASGSRDYTLKLFDYSKPSAKRAFKHIQEAEMLRSISFHPSGDFLLVGTQHPTLRLYDVNTFQCYVSSNPRDQHTDTISGVCYNPSANSYVTCSKDGSIKLWDGVSNRCVATFDKAHDGAEVCSAVFSKNSKYILSSGKDSVAKLWEISTGRTLVKYTGAGLSGRQMHRTQAVFNHTEDYVLLPDERTISLCCWDSRSAERKNLLSLGHNNIVRCIVHSPTNPGFMTCSDDFRARFWYRRTTTD, encoded by the exons ATGTATCGTCCCAAGCCCACCCTAAGAGACCGACAGCACCTCTACAAGTTGATAATTAGTCAACTTTTGTATGACGGATACACCAACATCGCCAACTGCTTGATCAGCGAGGTGAAGCCGCCAAACGTGGTGTCGCCCTCGGAACAGCTTATGCAGCTTGCCAAGATGG GGATGGAGAATGACGACAGCGCCGTGCAGTACGCCATCGGCCGGTCGGACACGGTGGCGCCCGGCACCGGGATCGACCTGGAGTTCGACGCGGACGTGCAGACCATGTCGCCCGAGGCCTCCGAGTACGAGACGTGCTACGTCACCTCGCACAAGGGGCCCTGCCGCGTGGCCACCTACAGCCGGGACGGCCAGCTCATCGCCACCGGCTCGGCCGACGCCTCCATTAAGATTCTGGACACGGAGCGCATGCTGGCTAAAAGCGCCATGCCCATTGAG GTGATGATGAACGAGACAGCCCAACAGAACATGGAGAACCACCCCGTGATCCGCACTCTGTACGATCACGTCGATGAGGTCACCTGCCTGGCCTTCCACCCCACCGAACAGATCTTGGCCTCCGGGTCACGTGACTACACCCTCAAACTGTTTGACTACTCCAAACCCTCTGCAAAGAGAGCCTTTAAACACATACAG GAAGCCGAAATGCTGCGCTCCATCTCTTTCCACCCGTCGGGCGACTTCCTGTTGGTGGGGACGCAGCACCCGACCCTGCGGCTGTACGACGTGAACACCTTCCAGTGCTACGTGTCCTCCAACCCCCGCGACCAGCACACGGACACCATCTCCGGCGTCTGCTACAACCCCAGTGCCAACAGCTACGTCACCTGCAGCAAGGACGGCAGCATCAAGCTGTGGGACGGCGTGTCCAACCGCTGCGTGGCCACCTTCGACAAGGCCCACGACGGGGCCGAGGTCTGCTCCGCTGTCTTCTCCAAAAACTCCAAGTACATCCTGTCCAGCGGCAAGGACTCGGTGGCCAAGCTGTGGGAGATCTCCACTGGCAGGACGCTGGTCAAGTACACGG GGGCTGGGCTGAGTGGGCGTCAGATGCACCGCACCCAGGCCGTGTTCAACCACACCGAGGACTACGTTCTGCTGCCTGACGAGAGGACCATCAGCCTCTGCTGCTGGGACTCCCGCTCAGCCGAGAGGAAGAACCTCCTCTCCCTGGGCCACAACAACATCGTCCGCTGCATCGTGCACTCCCCCACCAACCCCGGCTTCATGACCTGCAGCGACGACTTCAGGGCACGGTTCTGGTACCGCCGTACCACGACAGACTGA